One Micromonospora sp. FIMYZ51 genomic window carries:
- a CDS encoding DUF885 domain-containing protein: MTGITQVADDYLAALAELDPQAAEAAGRTAQSQLTDLSPEGFDARAELARGTATAVATATAHSPAERALAGALADRLASEVALHDTGFTPRLLAPLATPVHLARQVFDNLPRRSADDWADVAAHLHRLPATLAQYAATLRRAAQRGQLVARRQVLVVAEQCASWVGNDYYGRLVAGYPGGPLADRLAEGARLATAATAGFAAFLRTDLAPAASEVDGVGRELYQVTARAFLGATVDLDELYTYGWAELERTAAELRTVAAECGHPDVPAARTALDADPAGRVPVGPPLQQWLRRRTALLTDILDGTHFDLPTATRHVECRISPTASGVMYYTPPDAALTRPGTIWWSVPPGESTVPVWRHVGTLCHEGLPGHHLQHAITLTLAELHPWQRTLCHVHGYAEGWAHYAERLADELDLYSGPAERLGMLDGQMWRAARVVIDLGLHLDLPIPAGNGFTDAPRWTPEVAVELLTRVAGLDAATARFEVDRYLGWPAQALAFKVGARLWQQTRRDAELRAGAAFDRKRFHHTALALGPMGLDPLRARLAETFRPTTRDLDRK, from the coding sequence ATGACCGGGATCACCCAGGTCGCCGACGACTACCTCGCCGCGCTCGCCGAACTCGACCCGCAGGCCGCCGAGGCGGCCGGGCGTACCGCACAGTCGCAGCTGACGGACCTGTCACCCGAAGGCTTCGACGCCCGCGCCGAGCTGGCCCGTGGCACGGCGACCGCCGTCGCCACGGCCACCGCGCACTCGCCGGCCGAACGCGCGCTCGCCGGTGCCCTGGCCGACCGGCTGGCCAGCGAGGTCGCGCTGCACGACACCGGCTTCACCCCCCGCCTGCTGGCGCCGCTGGCCACCCCGGTCCACCTGGCCCGGCAGGTCTTCGACAACCTGCCCCGGCGCAGCGCCGACGACTGGGCGGACGTCGCCGCCCACCTGCACCGGCTACCCGCCACCCTCGCCCAGTACGCCGCCACCCTGCGCCGCGCTGCGCAGCGTGGGCAACTGGTCGCCCGCCGGCAGGTGCTTGTCGTCGCCGAACAGTGCGCGAGCTGGGTCGGCAACGACTACTACGGTCGGCTCGTCGCCGGCTACCCGGGCGGGCCGCTCGCCGACCGGTTGGCCGAGGGCGCCCGGCTGGCCACCGCCGCCACCGCCGGCTTCGCCGCCTTCCTGCGTACCGACCTGGCCCCCGCCGCGTCCGAGGTGGACGGTGTCGGTCGGGAGCTGTACCAGGTCACCGCCCGCGCGTTCCTCGGCGCCACCGTGGACCTCGACGAGCTGTACACGTACGGCTGGGCGGAGCTGGAGCGCACCGCCGCCGAGCTGCGTACGGTGGCGGCCGAGTGCGGCCACCCGGACGTGCCGGCGGCGCGGACGGCGCTGGACGCGGACCCGGCCGGCCGGGTGCCGGTCGGCCCGCCGCTTCAGCAGTGGCTCCGACGGCGCACCGCCCTGCTCACCGACATCCTCGACGGCACCCACTTCGACCTTCCGACGGCCACCCGGCACGTCGAGTGCCGGATCAGCCCGACCGCCTCCGGTGTCATGTACTACACCCCGCCGGACGCGGCGCTTACCCGGCCCGGCACGATCTGGTGGTCGGTGCCGCCGGGCGAGTCGACCGTGCCGGTATGGCGGCACGTCGGCACGCTGTGCCACGAGGGACTGCCCGGCCACCACCTGCAACACGCCATCACCCTCACCCTGGCCGAGCTGCACCCGTGGCAGCGCACCCTCTGCCACGTGCACGGGTACGCCGAGGGGTGGGCGCACTACGCCGAGCGGCTCGCCGACGAGCTCGATCTCTACTCCGGCCCCGCCGAACGGCTCGGCATGCTCGACGGCCAGATGTGGCGGGCCGCCCGCGTCGTCATCGACCTCGGCCTGCACCTCGACCTGCCGATCCCGGCCGGCAACGGGTTCACCGACGCCCCCCGCTGGACGCCCGAGGTCGCCGTGGAACTGCTCACCCGGGTCGCCGGCCTGGACGCGGCGACCGCCCGCTTCGAGGTCGACCGGTACCTCGGCTGGCCGGCCCAGGCCCTGGCCTTCAAGGTCGGGGCGCGGCTGTGGCAGCAGACCCGCCGCGACGCCGAACTGCGCGCCGGTGCCGCGTTCGACCGCAAACGGTTCCACCACACCGCGCTGGCGCTCGGGCCGATGGGCCTGGATCCGTTGCGCGCCCGCCTCGCCGAGACGTTCCGACCCACCACCCGTGACCTCGACCGGAAGTGA
- a CDS encoding nuclear transport factor 2 family protein gives MSIDELTATISGMYRSLGDRPAFDAHLHPDLTIWESDADQLLSGLAALDELRDRRAADAPGPAPAEVAPEQFRVDAWGDTGLVRYVLRARHGDDRPDVCFRVTDVLRRTDHGWRIVHHHAEAVR, from the coding sequence ATGAGCATCGACGAACTCACCGCCACCATCAGTGGCATGTACCGATCGCTTGGCGACCGGCCCGCCTTCGACGCCCATTTGCACCCCGACCTGACCATCTGGGAGTCCGACGCCGATCAACTGCTTTCCGGCCTGGCGGCGCTTGACGAACTGCGCGACCGGCGGGCCGCCGACGCGCCGGGCCCGGCCCCGGCCGAGGTGGCCCCGGAACAGTTCCGCGTCGACGCCTGGGGCGACACCGGCCTGGTCCGGTACGTGCTGCGTGCCCGCCACGGCGACGACCGCCCGGACGTCTGCTTCCGGGTCACCGACGTGCTGCGCCGCACGGACCACGGTTGGCGCATCGTCCACCACCACGCGGAGGCCGTCCGATGA
- a CDS encoding TIGR04076 family protein: MSEHSGPDADQPTTDVYDLRVVVERIEGRSVCGMKVGDHLDLTESCRLSIPAGQHFCMYALAACLPLLPAKQRALAEGDWMARDSHVACPDPDERVIMRIERTGRRQIPTEELT, translated from the coding sequence ATGAGCGAGCACAGTGGACCCGACGCCGACCAGCCCACCACCGACGTCTACGACCTGCGGGTGGTGGTGGAGCGCATCGAGGGCCGTTCGGTGTGCGGCATGAAGGTGGGCGACCACCTCGACCTGACCGAGTCCTGCCGGCTCAGCATCCCGGCCGGCCAGCACTTCTGCATGTACGCGCTGGCCGCGTGCCTGCCGCTGCTGCCGGCCAAGCAGCGGGCGCTGGCCGAGGGGGACTGGATGGCCCGGGACAGCCACGTGGCCTGCCCCGACCCGGACGAGCGGGTGATCATGCGGATCGAACGCACCGGCCGCCGGCAGATCCCCACCGAGGAGTTGACGTGA
- a CDS encoding LLM class flavin-dependent oxidoreductase, translating into MNGDRLVGIGLQSDKSADEYAELAELAERHGFDVLSVFGDLMYQPPIFPLLVAARHTRRIRLGAACLNPFTLHPVEVAGQVAALDLASHGRAYLGLARGTWLQQIGVPQARPLRRIAETVQVVRRLLAGDSGGFEGREFTVAPGTTLRYTPVRPDVPVLVGTWGQQTARSAAAYASEVKVGGSANPGMAKTMRAWLDEAAGHDTGVVLGAVTVVDTDGALARRVARTEVAMYLAVVAALDPTVELDPELLARIQEHVARREDDAAGALIGDDLLDLFAFSGTPEQVAAQAAAVFDAGASRVEFGTPHGLTPYQGIDLIGRRVLPLLRG; encoded by the coding sequence GTGAACGGCGACCGGCTGGTCGGCATCGGCCTGCAATCGGACAAGTCCGCCGACGAGTACGCCGAGTTGGCCGAGTTGGCCGAGCGGCACGGCTTCGACGTGCTGTCGGTCTTCGGCGACCTGATGTACCAGCCGCCGATCTTCCCGCTGCTGGTGGCCGCCCGGCACACCCGCCGCATCCGGCTCGGCGCGGCCTGCCTCAACCCGTTCACCCTGCACCCGGTCGAGGTCGCCGGTCAGGTGGCCGCCCTCGACCTGGCCTCGCACGGCCGGGCGTACCTCGGGCTGGCCCGGGGCACCTGGCTGCAACAGATCGGCGTGCCGCAGGCCCGGCCGCTGCGGCGCATCGCCGAGACGGTGCAGGTCGTCCGGCGGCTGCTCGCCGGTGACAGCGGCGGATTCGAGGGCCGGGAGTTCACCGTCGCGCCCGGCACCACGCTGCGCTACACCCCGGTCCGTCCGGACGTACCGGTGCTGGTCGGCACCTGGGGGCAGCAGACGGCACGCTCCGCCGCCGCGTACGCCAGCGAGGTCAAGGTCGGCGGGTCGGCGAACCCGGGAATGGCCAAGACGATGCGCGCCTGGCTGGACGAGGCGGCCGGGCACGACACCGGGGTCGTGCTCGGTGCGGTCACTGTCGTGGACACCGACGGCGCGCTGGCCCGCCGGGTGGCCCGCACCGAGGTGGCCATGTACCTCGCGGTGGTCGCCGCCCTCGATCCCACCGTCGAGCTGGACCCGGAGCTGCTGGCCCGGATCCAGGAGCACGTCGCCCGGCGGGAGGACGACGCGGCCGGTGCGCTGATCGGTGACGACCTGCTCGACCTGTTCGCCTTCTCCGGCACGCCCGAGCAGGTCGCCGCGCAGGCCGCCGCCGTGTTCGACGCCGGAGCCAGCCGGGTGGAGTTCGGCACCCCGCACGGCCTCACCCCGTACCAGGGCATCGACCTGATCGGTCGGCGGGTGCTGCCGCTGCTGCGGGGTTGA